One genomic segment of Stigmatopora argus isolate UIUO_Sarg chromosome 3, RoL_Sarg_1.0, whole genome shotgun sequence includes these proteins:
- the LOC144071378 gene encoding olfactomedin-like, which produces MLLLLLLLASTSNCQVQHVLGHIKNGSCACEVNTTMWLFPAKTYEATLLQIESCEDSLKRLQKQVHLSKQRLPQIYAVVDNITRRLEPYQYLHYRGVYSALSLRQLGEELSKLETNINTLSLQRTNDETTKLSKEVHKLRHDVEIMHRANTGNMKSVKEKLRYLKNTVESCLSIPKDFTGQQMFCLKGLITNISAPVTTKISPYGKNYISGSWGQETMMDSEGVENRFWIQALIHGHTSGNSIRVYQSYADFMASANHKDFIIAPSHTHPNSVEGPGAVLYGEALYYHCYSSADICRYDLDNKAVTRVTLPGMGKDYRKFPYCYFDCRASSDVDVEVDETGLWAIYATVGSHGNIVVSKLSWDDDAGTLNVTRTWETRLFKKSVTNAFMVCGVLYATRFLDDYNEEVFYAFDTATGKEDNTLGVRLEKIGKEVASLSYNPVNKNLYMYNDGYLLAYKAHF; this is translated from the exons ATGCTGCTTTTGTTACTTCTACTGGCATCCACT AGCAACTGCCAGGTACAGCATGTTTTGGGTCACATAAAAAATGGCTCATGCGCATGTGAAGTGAACACCACCATGTGGTTGTTCCCTGCTAAAACATATGAAGCCACACTTCTACAAATTGAATCCTGTGAGGATTCCCTTAAAAGACTACAAAAACAG GTGCATCTGTCAAAGCAGCGTCTTCCTCAGATCTATGCAGTGGTTGACAATATAACAAGGCGACTTGAGCCTTACCAGTACCTACATTATAGGGGCGTATATTCTGCCTTATCTCTTCGTCAGTTAGGTGAAGAGCTCAGCAAGCTGGAGACAAACATTAATACTTTGTCTTTACAACGGACCAATGATGAAACAACAAAACTCTCAAAAGAG GTCCACAAACTACGACATGATGTTGAAATAATGCATCGAGCGAACACAGGCAACATGAAAAGTGTAAAAGAGAAACTCCGCTAtctgaaaaacaccgttgagtCCTGCCTGTCAATCCCCAAAGACTTCACAG GTCAACAAATGTTTTGCCTGAAGGGTCTAATCACCAACATCAGTGCACCGGTCACAACAAAAATCAGTCCATATGGTAAAAACTATATTTCTGGCTCATGGGGGCAAGAAACCATGATGGACAGTGAAGGAGTAGAAAACAGGTTCTGGATTCAGGCTTTGATCCACGGCCACACCTCAGGCAATAGTATAAGAGTTTACCAATCGTATGCAGATTTTATGGCTTCAGCAAACCATAAAGATTTCATTATAGCGCCAAGCCACACCCATCCTAACTCTGTAGAAGGTCCTGGTGCTGTCCTGTATGGAGAGGCTCTGTACTATCACTGCTACAGTTCTGCGGATATTTGTCGCTATGATCTGGATAATAAGGCTGTCACAAGAGTCACGCTTCCTGGAATGGGAAAAGATTACAGAAAGTTCCCGTATTGTTATTTTGACTGCCGGGCCAGTAGTGATGTGGACGTGGAGGTCGATGAGACAGGGTTATGGGCAATATATGCCACAGTTGGTAGCCATGGTAATATAGTGGTGAGCAAGTTATCTTGGGATGATGACGCTGGAACACTCAATGTTACACGCACGTGGGAAACAAGGCTGTTCAAGAAGTCAGTAACCAATGCTTTCATGGTTTGTGGTGTGTTGTATGCAACTCGCTTTTTAGATGATTACAACGAAGAGGTGTTCTATGCCTTTGATACAGCAACAGGCAAAGAGGACAATACACTTGGGGTGCGCCTGGAGAAAATTGGAAAAGAAGTTGCAAGTCTGAGTTACAATCCAGTCAACAAGAATCTCTATATGTACAATGATGGATATCTTCTAGCGTACAAAGCCCACTTCTAA